One window from the genome of Solea solea chromosome 13, fSolSol10.1, whole genome shotgun sequence encodes:
- the LOC131470817 gene encoding trophoblast glycoprotein-like, with translation MCTFAVRVFLGILLFTPHQCLGCPLGCECFAVTRTVKCVSKDLLTVPQSVPGYTKSVIITGNNIHQISPDSFTEMENVTNIILSNNRITEMESHSFSVLINLRFLDLSGNQLALIHPEALSIPGSPLQELNLSRSLYNFTAVTDLTTALRWGGLMGLLRLDLSGNHLALLPPGMFSHLPNLHQLFLTNNSLVTIYSGTFSGLNHLQVLDLTHNAFKTFGADSLQELEMLGNIRILLGNNPFTCTCEIHDFVIWLNESRAQLDVDAVRCATPGLVSNSQLRGLSDQAIGCVVPVQAEVADLTLQTSYVFLGLVLGCVGIVFLLVLYLNRKGMKKWIIEMRDACRDVLEGYHYRYEIDSDPRLGHIPADNSGSRAQGHLRLALSQQLPTDTCIVQVPTDTQVKKMTASPPSVNL, from the exons ATGTGTACTTTTGCAGTTCGTGTGTTTTTGGGAATTCTTCTTTTTACGCCGCACCAGTGCTTGGGGTGTCCGTTGGGCTGCGAGTGTTTTGCTGTCACTCGCACAGTGAAATGTGTTTCGAAGGATCTGCTCACGGTGCCACAAAGTGTTCCAGGATATACAAAGTCTGTGATCATCACAGGGAATAATATACACCAGATTTCACCTGATTCATTTACAGAGATGGAGAATGTCACCAACATCATTTTAAGCAATAATAG GATCACAGAGATGGAATCCCACAGCTTCTCCGTCCTCATCAACCTGCGTTTCTTGGACCTCAGTGGGAACCAGCTGGCACTCATCCATCCTGAGGCTCTCAGCATACCTGGCAGTCCCCTTCAGGAGCTCAACCTGAGCCGCTCGCTGTACAACTTCACTGCCGTGACAGATCTCACCACGGCCCTGCGCTGGGGCGGCCTCATGGGGCTCCTCCGCCTTGACCTGTCAGGAAACCACCTTGCTCTACTTCCCCCAGGGATGTTCTCCCACCTTCCCAACCTGCATCAGCTCTTCCTCACCAACAACTCTTTGGTAACCATCTATAGTGGGACCTTCTCTGGCCTGAACCATCTGCAGGTGCTGGACCTGACACACAATGCCTTCAAGACATTTGGTGCTGATTCTCTACAAGAGCTGGAGATGCTTGGCAACATCCGCATCCTTCTTGGTAACAATCCTTTCACTTGCACCTGTGAAATCCATGATTTTGTTATTTGGCTGAATGAATCAAGAGCTCAGCTGGACGTGGATGCTGTGCGGTGTGCCACACCAGGACTGGTATCCAACTCCCAGCTGCGAGGACTCAGTGACCAGGCCATCGGGTGTGTTGTTCCAGTTCAAGCAGAGGTGGCCGACCTCACTCTGCAGACGTCCTACGTGTTCCTGGGTCTGGTGCTGGGGTGTGTGGGCATAGTCTTTCTTCTTGTGCTTTACCTGAATCGCAAAGGAATGAAGAAGTGGATTATTGAAATGAGAGATGCATGTCGAGACGTCCTGGAGGGATATCACTACCGATATGAGATTGACTCGGACCCCAGGCTGGGCCACATCCCAGCAGACAACAGTGGCAGCAGAGCACAAGGGCATTTAAGGTTAGCTCTGTCACAGCAGCTGCCAACTGACACCTGTATTGTCCAGGttcccacagacacacaggtcaaAAAGATGACCGCCTCACCCCCATCTGTGAACTTATGA
- the LOC131470818 gene encoding transmembrane protein 222-like has translation MADADGAEIMMNFHGDFLKSDRKNGRFPHCIVWTPIPFLSWVLPFIGHMGICTSSGVIRDFAGSYFVSEDNMGFGRPTKYWKLDVDKVCVNGVATWDKAVHDASEEYKCRPHNLCFDNCHSHVAMALNLMRYDNSTSWNMVNLCVLSLIRGKHVSWAAFLKTWLPFLMLCGVITTFILTLNLQ, from the exons ATGGCGGACGCAGACGGTGCCGAAATAATGATGAACTTCCACGGTGATTTCTTGAAAAGCGACAGAAAAAACGGCCGTTTCCCGCACTGCATTGTCTGGACGCCAATTCCCTTTCTGTC GTGGGTGCTGCCCTTTATCGGTCACATGGGTATATGCACCTCCTCTGGAGTCATACGAGACTTTGCAGGATCCTACTTTGTTTCT GAGGACAACATGGGTTTTGGCAGACCAACAAA GTATTGGAAGCTCGATGTGGACAAAGTCTGTGTTAATGGAGTTGCTACGTGGGACAAAGCAGTGCATGATGCATCTGAGGAATACAAGTGTCGGCCG CACAACCTGTGCTTTGATAACTGTCATTCCCATGTTGCCATGGCCCTCAACCTCATGCGCTACGACAACAGCACATCCTGGAACATGGTGAACCTGTGTGTGCTGTCTCTCATTCGTGGAAAACATGTGAG CTGGGCGGCGTTTCTGAAGACCTGGCTCCCCTTCCTCATGCTGTGTGGAGTCATCACTACCTTCATCCTAACATTGAACCTCCAGTAA
- the wdtc1 gene encoding WD and tetratricopeptide repeats protein 1 isoform X1 gives MLSGETMTTVNITRDILHRQIKDKKASGFQRFYHVTDPFIKRLGLEAELQGHTGCVNCLEWNERGDLLASGSDDQHAIIWDPFKHKKLTTMHTGHAANIFSVKFLPHSGDRILITGAADTKVHVHDLTVKETIHMFSDHTNRVKRIATAPMWPNTFWSAAEDGIIRQYDLRESSKRSEVLIDLTEFCGQLVEAKCLAVNPRDNNCLAVGANGPFVRLYDIRMINNYRKSMSQSTSAAVHTFCERQKPIPDGAGQYYVAGHLPVKLPDYNNRLRVLVATYVTFSPDGTELLVNMGGEQVYLFDLTFKQRPYTFLLPKKCQSSTGDTQNGKTTNGVSNGLHLPTSRIHFAGSKMHSSSTELPPLLEKIKQQANDAFAQQQWTRAIQLYSLGIEKANCNAMLYGNRAAAYMKRKWDGDHYDALRDCLKALTLNPGHLKAHFRLARCLFELKYVTEALECLDDFRGKFPEQAHSSACDALDKDIKAALFTKTESAEDKKSNSSIRFHSFSRKESIPEDELVLRERSFDYKHRYCGHCNTTTDIKEANFFGSKGQYIVSGSDDGSFFIWEKETTNLVRILQGDESIVNCLQPHPSYCFLATSGIDPVVRLWNPRPVTECDNVRVVDDMEGAAQANQRRMNADPLEVMLLNMGYRITGLRGVGPEGSDDEDSSEGQVQCRPS, from the exons ATGCTCAGTGGTGAAACCATGACGACTGTCAACATCACCAGAGATATTCTGCACAGGCAGATCAAG GACAAGAAAGCGTCTGGCTTCCAAAGATTCTATCATGTGACTGACCCCTTCATCAAGAGACTTGGACTAGAGGCTGAGCTCCAG GGTCATACAGGCTGTGTGAACTGTTTGGAGTGGAATGAACGTGGAGA TCTACTGGCCTCGGGCTCCGATGATCAACATGCCATCATTTGGGATCCATTCAAACACAAGAAGCTTACGACTATGCACACCGGTCATGCAGCAAATATCTTCTCTGTGAAG tTCCTCCCTCACTCTGGAGACAGGATTTTGATAACAGGTGCAGCTGACACAAAGGTCCATGTACATGACCTGACAGTGAAGGAAACCATCCATATGTTTTCGGATCACACCAACAGAGTAAAACGCATCGCCACAGCACCCATGTGGCCCAACACCTTCTGGAGTGCTGCAGAGGATGGCATTATCAG ACAATATGACCTGCGGGAGAGCAGTAAACGCTCTGAGGTGCTGATTGACCTGACAGAGTTTTGTGGTCAGCTGGTCGAGGCCAAGTGTTTGGCTGTCAACCCACGAGACAACAACTGCCTGGCAGTGGGAGCCAATGGTCCCTTTGTGCGCCTCTACGACATCAGGATGATTAACAACTACAG GAAATCTATGAGTCAGAGCACATCGGCAGCTGTGCACACATTCTGTGAAAGACAGAAGCCCATCCCAGACGGAGCAGGGCAGTATTATGTTGCAG GTCACCTACCAGTTAAACTCCCAGACTACAATAACCGCCTACGGGTGCTGGTGGCCACCTATGTCACCTTCAGTCCAGATGGCACAGAGCTGCTTGTTAACATGGGTGGGGAACAG GTGTACCTATTTGACTTAACATTTAAACAGAGGCCATATACATTCTTGCTTCCAAAAAAGTGCCAGTCATCGACAG GTGACACACAGAATGGAAAGACAACCAATGGCGTCTCCAATGGACTCCACTTGCCAACCAGCCGTATTCATTTTGCCGGAAGCAAGATGCACTCAAG TTCTACTGAGCTTCCTCCCCTCTTGGAGAAGATAAAGCAACAAGCTAATGATGCATTTgcacagcagcagtggacacGGGCCATCCAGCTGTACAGTTTAGGCATTGAGAAGGCCAACTGTAATGCCATGCTGTATGGAAACCGGGCTGCAGCCTACATGAAACGCAAGTG GGATGGAGACCATTACGATGCTCTCAGGGATTGTCTGAAGGCTCTAACTCTAAACCCCGGCCACCTGAAAGCTCATTTCAGACTGGCACGGTGTCTGTTTGAGTTGAAGTACGTGACTGAGGCTCTGGAGTGTTTGGATGACTTCAGAGGAAAGTTTCCAGAGCAGGCGCACAGCAGCGCCTGTGACGCCTTAGATAAAGATATCAAAGCTGCTCTGTTCACCAAGACTGAATCAG CTGAAGATAAGAAGTCCAATAGCTCCATTCGATTCCACTCGTTCAGTCGGAAAGAGTCGATCCCTGAAGATGAGTTGGTGCTGAGAGAGCGCAGCTTTGACTACAAGCACAGATACTGTGGTCACTGCAACACCACCACTGATATCAAGGAGGCCAACTTCTTTGGAAG CAAAGGGCAGTACATCGTGAGTGGCTCAGACGACGGCTCCTTCTTCATCTGGGAAAAGGAAACCACTAATCTGGTGAGGATCCTGCAGGGGGATGAGTCCATAGTCAACTGCCTCCAGCCCCACCCCAGCTACTGCTTCCTGGCTACAAGTGGTATCGACCCTGTTGTTCGATTATGGAACCCCAGACCAGTG ACTGAGTGTGACAACGTACGTGTAGTGGACGACATGGAGGGCGCTGCTCAGGCGAATCAACGACGTATGAACGCGGATCCACTGGAGGTCATGCTGCTCAACATGGGCTATCGCATCACAGGCCTGCGTGGCGTTGGGCCAGAAGGCTCGGATGACGAAGACAGCTCAGAGGGACAAGTTCAATGTCGACCAAGCTAA
- the wdtc1 gene encoding WD and tetratricopeptide repeats protein 1 isoform X2 — MLSGETMTTVNITRDILHRQIKDKKASGFQRFYHVTDPFIKRLGLEAELQGHTGCVNCLEWNERGDLLASGSDDQHAIIWDPFKHKKLTTMHTGHAANIFSVKFLPHSGDRILITGAADTKVHVHDLTVKETIHMFSDHTNRVKRIATAPMWPNTFWSAAEDGIIRQYDLRESSKRSEVLIDLTEFCGQLVEAKCLAVNPRDNNCLAVGANGPFVRLYDIRMINNYRKSMSQSTSAAVHTFCERQKPIPDGAGQYYVAGHLPVKLPDYNNRLRVLVATYVTFSPDGTELLVNMGGEQVYLFDLTFKQRPYTFLLPKKCQSSTGDTQNGKTTNGVSNGLHLPTSRIHFAGSKMHSSSTELPPLLEKIKQQANDAFAQQQWTRAIQLYSLGIEKANCNAMLYGNRAAAYMKRKWDGDHYDALRDCLKALTLNPGHLKAHFRLARCLFELKYVTEALECLDDFRGKFPEQAHSSACDALDKDIKAALFTKTESAEDKKSNSSIRFHSFSRKESIPEDELVLRERSFDYKHRYCGHCNTTTDIKEANFFGRQG; from the exons ATGCTCAGTGGTGAAACCATGACGACTGTCAACATCACCAGAGATATTCTGCACAGGCAGATCAAG GACAAGAAAGCGTCTGGCTTCCAAAGATTCTATCATGTGACTGACCCCTTCATCAAGAGACTTGGACTAGAGGCTGAGCTCCAG GGTCATACAGGCTGTGTGAACTGTTTGGAGTGGAATGAACGTGGAGA TCTACTGGCCTCGGGCTCCGATGATCAACATGCCATCATTTGGGATCCATTCAAACACAAGAAGCTTACGACTATGCACACCGGTCATGCAGCAAATATCTTCTCTGTGAAG tTCCTCCCTCACTCTGGAGACAGGATTTTGATAACAGGTGCAGCTGACACAAAGGTCCATGTACATGACCTGACAGTGAAGGAAACCATCCATATGTTTTCGGATCACACCAACAGAGTAAAACGCATCGCCACAGCACCCATGTGGCCCAACACCTTCTGGAGTGCTGCAGAGGATGGCATTATCAG ACAATATGACCTGCGGGAGAGCAGTAAACGCTCTGAGGTGCTGATTGACCTGACAGAGTTTTGTGGTCAGCTGGTCGAGGCCAAGTGTTTGGCTGTCAACCCACGAGACAACAACTGCCTGGCAGTGGGAGCCAATGGTCCCTTTGTGCGCCTCTACGACATCAGGATGATTAACAACTACAG GAAATCTATGAGTCAGAGCACATCGGCAGCTGTGCACACATTCTGTGAAAGACAGAAGCCCATCCCAGACGGAGCAGGGCAGTATTATGTTGCAG GTCACCTACCAGTTAAACTCCCAGACTACAATAACCGCCTACGGGTGCTGGTGGCCACCTATGTCACCTTCAGTCCAGATGGCACAGAGCTGCTTGTTAACATGGGTGGGGAACAG GTGTACCTATTTGACTTAACATTTAAACAGAGGCCATATACATTCTTGCTTCCAAAAAAGTGCCAGTCATCGACAG GTGACACACAGAATGGAAAGACAACCAATGGCGTCTCCAATGGACTCCACTTGCCAACCAGCCGTATTCATTTTGCCGGAAGCAAGATGCACTCAAG TTCTACTGAGCTTCCTCCCCTCTTGGAGAAGATAAAGCAACAAGCTAATGATGCATTTgcacagcagcagtggacacGGGCCATCCAGCTGTACAGTTTAGGCATTGAGAAGGCCAACTGTAATGCCATGCTGTATGGAAACCGGGCTGCAGCCTACATGAAACGCAAGTG GGATGGAGACCATTACGATGCTCTCAGGGATTGTCTGAAGGCTCTAACTCTAAACCCCGGCCACCTGAAAGCTCATTTCAGACTGGCACGGTGTCTGTTTGAGTTGAAGTACGTGACTGAGGCTCTGGAGTGTTTGGATGACTTCAGAGGAAAGTTTCCAGAGCAGGCGCACAGCAGCGCCTGTGACGCCTTAGATAAAGATATCAAAGCTGCTCTGTTCACCAAGACTGAATCAG CTGAAGATAAGAAGTCCAATAGCTCCATTCGATTCCACTCGTTCAGTCGGAAAGAGTCGATCCCTGAAGATGAGTTGGTGCTGAGAGAGCGCAGCTTTGACTACAAGCACAGATACTGTGGTCACTGCAACACCACCACTGATATCAAGGAGGCCAACTTCTTTGGAAG GCAGGGCTGA